One window of Nymphaea colorata isolate Beijing-Zhang1983 chromosome 1, ASM883128v2, whole genome shotgun sequence genomic DNA carries:
- the LOC116251120 gene encoding switch 2 isoform X2: MSLRSFKESLKACTSQSSAASLSSTTTTASASLASSLLPPCERRPPKSSLTQQLQRLEDDHDHAPVPSSTRSLIQNDSLSTQPSERELHELSFVSKKPEAPPLLESHGPYEPLLLSEPGGLPIVQVPASINCRLLEHQREGVRFLYGLYKNNRGGILGDDMGLGKTIQTIAFLAAVLGKDPDHGEVNLLRRDHPKNEGLTLIICPTSVIHNWEHELSNWGNFGVAVYHGINRDLILEKLGARGVEILLTSFDTFRIQYMVLCKFNWDIVVIDEAHRLKNEKSQLYKACLGIKTSKRFGLTGTIMQNKIMELFNLLDWVAPGSLGTREHFREYYDEPLKHGQRLSAPERFVLIADERKNHLATVLQKYLLRRTKQETIGHLMMGKEDNVVFCAMSELQKRVYRRMLDQPDVQALIQKDVPCSCGSPLTRAECCHRTAPKGIIWSYLHRDSPDGCDSCPFCLVLPCLIKLQQISNHLELIKPNPKDEIEKQRKDADLAAAVFGDDITLVGGNTQSENFMGLSDVEHCGKMRALQRLMATWIREGDKILLFSYSVRMLDILEKFLIRKGYCFSRLDGSTPMSSRQPLVDEFNSSPCKQVFLISTRAGGLGLNLVSANRVVVFDPNWNPAQDLQAQDRTFRYGQRRHVLVFRLLAAGSLEELVYTRQIYKQQLSNIAVSGKMERRYFEGVQVSLLNCSILGLAGLQGVSSILSRMNPCFLGMELMQTRLCQEIVKKPCICLIYLREQVLCMHTEMKIL, translated from the exons ATGTCTCTGAGAAGCTTCAAGGAGTCTCTGAAGGCCTGTACTTCTCAGTCCTCCGCCGCTTCCCTGTCATCCACCACCACTACTGCCTCTGCTTCACTTGCATCTTCTCTCTTGCCACCATGCGAAAGGAGACCGCCCAAATCTTCACTCACGCAGCAGCTGCAACGTCTAGAGGACGACCATGACCACGCTCCTGTTCCCTCGTCCACCCGCTCACTCATTCAAAACGATTCTCTCTCAACCCAGCCATCCGAGAGAGAACTCCATGAACTGTCCTTCGTTTCTAAAAAGCCCGAGGCGCCTCCATTGCTGGAATCCCACGGGCCTTACGAGCCCCTTCTCCTTTCAGAGCCAGGCGGGTTACCAATCGTCCAG GTTCCGGCCTCCATCAATTGTAGGCTTCTCGAACATCAGCGTGAAGGAGTAAGATTTTTATATGGTTTGTATAAGAACAATCGTGGCGGCATTCTTGGAGATGACAT GGGGCTTGGTAAGACTATCCAAACAATTGCATTCCTGGCTGCTGTTCTTGGAAAAGATCCAGATCATGGAGAAGTAAATTTACTTAGAAGAGACCATCCAAAGAATGAAGGTTTAACATTGATAATTTGCCCTACATCTGTCATTCATAATTGGGAACATGAGCTGTCTAATTGGGGAAACTTTGGTGTGGCCGTTTATCATGGCATAAATCGAGATCTCATCCTCGAGAAGTTAGGGGCAAGAGGAGTTGAGATACTGCtaaccagttttgatactttCAGGATTCAatatatggtcttatgcaagTTTAATTGGGATATTGTTGTCATAGATGAGGCTCACcgactgaaaaatgaaaaatcacaaTTGTACAAAGCTTGTTTAGGAATCAAAACAAGCAAGCGGTTTGGACTGACAGGAACCATAATGCAGAATAAAATTATGGAACTGTTTAACCTATTGGACTGGGTTGCTCCTGGGTCTCTGGGTACTCGTGAACATTTCCGGGAATATTACGATGAACCACTGAAGCATGGTCAAAGGCTAAGTGCACCTGAAAGGTTCGTCCTTATTGCTGATGAGCGTAAGAATCACTTGGCCACAGTTTTACAGAAATACTTATTACGAAGGACTAAGCAGGAGACAATTGGACATCTCATGATGGGAAAGGAAGACAATGTTGTTTTCTGTGCCATGAGTGAATTGCAAAAGCGTGTGTACAGAAGGATGCTAGATCAGCCAGATGTTCAGGCTCTTATACAGAAGGACGTACCATGCAGTTGTGGAAGCCCTCTGACGCGGGCTGAGTGCTGCCACAGGACTGCTCCCAAAGGCATCATTTGGTCTTATCTTCATCGTGATAGCCCTGATGGTTGTGATTCATGTCCCTTCTGTCTTGTGCTCCCTTGCCTTATCAAGTTACAGCAG ATAAGCAATCACCTGGAGCTGATTAAACCTAACCCCAAAGATGAAATAGAGAAACAGAGGAAAGATGCAGACTTGGCTGCTGCTGTTTTTGGGGATGATATTACTTTAGTCGGTGGAAATACTCAAAGCGAAAATTTTATGGGCTTGAGTGATGTAGAACACTGTGGCAAGATGAGAGCACTGCAAAGGCTAATGGCAACATGGATCAGAGAAGGAGATAAAATTCTTCTGTTCAGCTATTCTGTAAG AATGCTTGACATACTGGAGAAATTTTTGATCCGCAAAGGCTATTGCTTCTCCAGACTTGATGGTTCAACTCCAATGAGCTCCCGCCAGCCGCTTGTCGATGAGTTCAATTCAAGTCCTTGCAAACAG GTATTTCTCATATCGACTCGAGCTGGTGGTCTTGGGCTCAATCTTGTCAGTGCAAACAGAGTGGTAGTTTTTGATCCCAATTGGAACCCCGCACAAGACTTACAGGCCCAAGATAGGACATTCCGTTATGGGCAACGGCGCCATGTTTTAGTCTTTCGGCTTCTTGCAGCTGGTTCTCTAGAAGAACTTGTTTACACTCGTCAGATATACAAACAGCAGCTTTCAAATATTGCTGTTTCAGGAAAGATGGAAAGGCGTTACTTTGAAGGTGTCCAG GTTTCACTATTGAACTGCTCTATACTTGGGTTGGCAGGACTGCAAGGAGTTTCAAG TATACTCAGTCGGATGAATCCATGTTTTCTGGGAATGGAATTAATGCAAACAAGGTTGTGCCAAGAAATTGTGAAGAAACCATGCATCTGTTTAATCTACTTGAGGGAGCAG GTATTATGTATGCACACAGAAATGAAGATATTGTGA
- the LOC116246191 gene encoding eukaryotic translation initiation factor 4E-1-like, whose amino-acid sequence MAEGEEAQRHSSEEATSEGRPATGASAEDTEVEDGEIVDDGSGSAALAVERPIENAHPLEHSWTFWFDNPSGKNRQATWGSSIRAIHTFSTVEEFWGLYNNIIPPSKLVAGADFHCFKNKIEPKWEDPVCSNGGKWSVSCSRGKADKWWLYTLLAMIGEQFTDGDEICGAVVNVRAKQDKLALWTKNAANQTAQLSIGKEWKEFLDYNDTIGFIVHDDAKKHDRLAKSRYNI is encoded by the exons atggcggAAGGCGAAGAAGCGCAGAGGCATTCATCGGAGGAGGCGACGTCGGAGGGGCGGCCGGCGACGGGAGCATCGGCGGAAGACACGGAAGTGGAGGACGGAGAGATCGTCGACGACGGCTCGGGCAGCGCTGCTTTGGCAGTGGAGCGGCCCATCGAGAACGCCCACCCTTTAGAGCACTCGTGGACCTTCTGGTTCGACAATCCATCGGGGAAGAATCGTCAGGCTACTTGGGGCAGCTCCATCCGCGCCATCCACACCTTCTCCACCGTCGAGGAGTTCTGGGG GCTTTACAACAATATAATTCCACCAAGCAAGTTGGTTGCTGGTGCAGATTTTCATTGCTTTAAGAACAAAATTGAGCCAAAGTGGGAGGATCCAGTTTGTTCTAATGGAGGAAAATGGAGTGTTAGCTGTTCCAGGGGGAAAGCTGATAAATGGTGGCTCTACACT CTGTTGGCCATGATTGGAGAACAGTTTACAGATGGTGATGAAATTTGTGGAGCTGTTGTTAATGTTCGTGCAAAGCAGGATAAATTAGCATTGTGGACCAAAAATGCTGCCAATCAAACTGCTCAG CTTAGCATTGGGAAGGAGTGGAAGGAATTTCTAGACTATAATGACACCATTGGTTTCATTGTTCAT GATGACGCAAAGAAACATGACCGACTGGCGAAGAGTCGTTACAACATATGA
- the LOC116251120 gene encoding switch 2 isoform X1 produces the protein MSLRSFKESLKACTSQSSAASLSSTTTTASASLASSLLPPCERRPPKSSLTQQLQRLEDDHDHAPVPSSTRSLIQNDSLSTQPSERELHELSFVSKKPEAPPLLESHGPYEPLLLSEPGGLPIVQVPASINCRLLEHQREGVRFLYGLYKNNRGGILGDDMGLGKTIQTIAFLAAVLGKDPDHGEVNLLRRDHPKNEGLTLIICPTSVIHNWEHELSNWGNFGVAVYHGINRDLILEKLGARGVEILLTSFDTFRIQYMVLCKFNWDIVVIDEAHRLKNEKSQLYKACLGIKTSKRFGLTGTIMQNKIMELFNLLDWVAPGSLGTREHFREYYDEPLKHGQRLSAPERFVLIADERKNHLATVLQKYLLRRTKQETIGHLMMGKEDNVVFCAMSELQKRVYRRMLDQPDVQALIQKDVPCSCGSPLTRAECCHRTAPKGIIWSYLHRDSPDGCDSCPFCLVLPCLIKLQQISNHLELIKPNPKDEIEKQRKDADLAAAVFGDDITLVGGNTQSENFMGLSDVEHCGKMRALQRLMATWIREGDKILLFSYSVRMLDILEKFLIRKGYCFSRLDGSTPMSSRQPLVDEFNSSPCKQVFLISTRAGGLGLNLVSANRVVVFDPNWNPAQDLQAQDRTFRYGQRRHVLVFRLLAAGSLEELVYTRQIYKQQLSNIAVSGKMERRYFEGVQDCKEFQGELFGICNLFRDLSDKLFTSEIVGVHEKAVKESVNPCNGLGVVPDSQVHAHENVEFGLQYTQSDESMFSGNGINANKVVPRNCEETMHLFNLLEGAGIMYAHRNEDIVNMKECHQARDADDCTNDKIKSCNINPRKRPVDVCLPLVHKGTNSEEKKAEYCRLAQFMGMEVVEFSKWLLSISISERKSLLLDYKRHKDQARKK, from the exons ATGTCTCTGAGAAGCTTCAAGGAGTCTCTGAAGGCCTGTACTTCTCAGTCCTCCGCCGCTTCCCTGTCATCCACCACCACTACTGCCTCTGCTTCACTTGCATCTTCTCTCTTGCCACCATGCGAAAGGAGACCGCCCAAATCTTCACTCACGCAGCAGCTGCAACGTCTAGAGGACGACCATGACCACGCTCCTGTTCCCTCGTCCACCCGCTCACTCATTCAAAACGATTCTCTCTCAACCCAGCCATCCGAGAGAGAACTCCATGAACTGTCCTTCGTTTCTAAAAAGCCCGAGGCGCCTCCATTGCTGGAATCCCACGGGCCTTACGAGCCCCTTCTCCTTTCAGAGCCAGGCGGGTTACCAATCGTCCAG GTTCCGGCCTCCATCAATTGTAGGCTTCTCGAACATCAGCGTGAAGGAGTAAGATTTTTATATGGTTTGTATAAGAACAATCGTGGCGGCATTCTTGGAGATGACAT GGGGCTTGGTAAGACTATCCAAACAATTGCATTCCTGGCTGCTGTTCTTGGAAAAGATCCAGATCATGGAGAAGTAAATTTACTTAGAAGAGACCATCCAAAGAATGAAGGTTTAACATTGATAATTTGCCCTACATCTGTCATTCATAATTGGGAACATGAGCTGTCTAATTGGGGAAACTTTGGTGTGGCCGTTTATCATGGCATAAATCGAGATCTCATCCTCGAGAAGTTAGGGGCAAGAGGAGTTGAGATACTGCtaaccagttttgatactttCAGGATTCAatatatggtcttatgcaagTTTAATTGGGATATTGTTGTCATAGATGAGGCTCACcgactgaaaaatgaaaaatcacaaTTGTACAAAGCTTGTTTAGGAATCAAAACAAGCAAGCGGTTTGGACTGACAGGAACCATAATGCAGAATAAAATTATGGAACTGTTTAACCTATTGGACTGGGTTGCTCCTGGGTCTCTGGGTACTCGTGAACATTTCCGGGAATATTACGATGAACCACTGAAGCATGGTCAAAGGCTAAGTGCACCTGAAAGGTTCGTCCTTATTGCTGATGAGCGTAAGAATCACTTGGCCACAGTTTTACAGAAATACTTATTACGAAGGACTAAGCAGGAGACAATTGGACATCTCATGATGGGAAAGGAAGACAATGTTGTTTTCTGTGCCATGAGTGAATTGCAAAAGCGTGTGTACAGAAGGATGCTAGATCAGCCAGATGTTCAGGCTCTTATACAGAAGGACGTACCATGCAGTTGTGGAAGCCCTCTGACGCGGGCTGAGTGCTGCCACAGGACTGCTCCCAAAGGCATCATTTGGTCTTATCTTCATCGTGATAGCCCTGATGGTTGTGATTCATGTCCCTTCTGTCTTGTGCTCCCTTGCCTTATCAAGTTACAGCAG ATAAGCAATCACCTGGAGCTGATTAAACCTAACCCCAAAGATGAAATAGAGAAACAGAGGAAAGATGCAGACTTGGCTGCTGCTGTTTTTGGGGATGATATTACTTTAGTCGGTGGAAATACTCAAAGCGAAAATTTTATGGGCTTGAGTGATGTAGAACACTGTGGCAAGATGAGAGCACTGCAAAGGCTAATGGCAACATGGATCAGAGAAGGAGATAAAATTCTTCTGTTCAGCTATTCTGTAAG AATGCTTGACATACTGGAGAAATTTTTGATCCGCAAAGGCTATTGCTTCTCCAGACTTGATGGTTCAACTCCAATGAGCTCCCGCCAGCCGCTTGTCGATGAGTTCAATTCAAGTCCTTGCAAACAG GTATTTCTCATATCGACTCGAGCTGGTGGTCTTGGGCTCAATCTTGTCAGTGCAAACAGAGTGGTAGTTTTTGATCCCAATTGGAACCCCGCACAAGACTTACAGGCCCAAGATAGGACATTCCGTTATGGGCAACGGCGCCATGTTTTAGTCTTTCGGCTTCTTGCAGCTGGTTCTCTAGAAGAACTTGTTTACACTCGTCAGATATACAAACAGCAGCTTTCAAATATTGCTGTTTCAGGAAAGATGGAAAGGCGTTACTTTGAAGGTGTCCAG GACTGCAAGGAGTTTCAAGGTGAGCTTTTCGGGATATGCAATCTGTTTCGTGATCTTTCAGACAAGTTATTTACAAGTGAGATAGTTGGCGTGCACGAGAAGGCTGTGAAAGAATCTGTTAATCCTTGCAATGGCCTAGGAGTAGTGCCAGATTCTCAAGTGCATGCTCATGAAAACGTGGAGTTTGGTTTGCAGTATACTCAGTCGGATGAATCCATGTTTTCTGGGAATGGAATTAATGCAAACAAGGTTGTGCCAAGAAATTGTGAAGAAACCATGCATCTGTTTAATCTACTTGAGGGAGCAG GTATTATGTATGCACACAGAAATGAAGATATTGTGAACATGAAAGAATGCCACCAAGCAAGAGATGCTGATGACTGCACCAATGACAAGATCAAATCATGCAATATCAATCCAAGGAAACGTCCAGTGGATGTCTGTCTGCCTCTGGTACATAAGGGCACAAACAGTGAGGAGAAGAAGGCAGAATATTGTCGGCTTGCCCAATTTATGGGTATGGAGGTGGTTGAGTTCAGTAAGTGGTTACTGTCTATTTCAATATCTGAAAGAAAGAGTCTGCTTCTTGATTACAAGAGACATAAAGATCAAGCAAGAAAGAAGTAG